Proteins from a single region of Streptomyces sp. HUAS 15-9:
- a CDS encoding F0F1 ATP synthase subunit gamma has product MGAQLRVYKRRIRSVTATKKITKAMEMIAASRVVKAQRKVAASTPYATELTRAVTAVGTGSNTKHPLTTETENPTRAAVLLLTSDRGLAGAFNSNAIKAAEQLTERLEREGKQVDTYIVGRRGVAHYNFRERKISESWTGFTDEPSYADAKKVAAPLIEAIEKETADGGVDELHIVFTEFVSMMTQTALGARLLPLRLEEVAEETPKGEILPLFDFEPSAEDVLDALLPRYVESRIYNALLQSAASKHAATRRAMKSATDNAGELIESLSRLANAARQAEITQEISEIVGGASALADATAGSDR; this is encoded by the coding sequence ATGGGAGCCCAGCTCCGGGTCTACAAGCGTCGCATCCGATCCGTCACCGCGACCAAGAAGATCACCAAGGCGATGGAGATGATCGCCGCCTCGCGTGTCGTCAAGGCGCAGCGCAAGGTGGCGGCCTCCACGCCGTACGCGACCGAGCTCACCCGCGCGGTCACGGCGGTCGGTACCGGTTCGAACACCAAGCACCCGCTGACCACGGAGACGGAGAACCCGACCCGTGCCGCGGTCCTGCTCCTGACGAGCGACCGCGGTCTGGCCGGTGCCTTCAACTCCAACGCCATCAAGGCGGCGGAGCAGCTGACCGAGCGCCTGGAGCGCGAGGGCAAGCAGGTCGACACGTACATCGTCGGCCGCCGTGGTGTGGCCCACTACAACTTCCGTGAGCGCAAGATCTCGGAGTCGTGGACGGGCTTCACCGACGAGCCCTCGTACGCGGACGCCAAGAAGGTGGCGGCGCCTCTGATCGAGGCCATCGAGAAGGAGACGGCGGACGGCGGCGTGGACGAACTCCACATCGTCTTCACCGAGTTCGTCTCGATGATGACGCAGACGGCGCTCGGCGCCCGGCTGCTGCCGCTGCGCCTCGAAGAGGTCGCGGAGGAGACGCCCAAGGGCGAGATCCTTCCGCTGTTCGACTTCGAGCCCTCGGCGGAGGACGTCCTCGACGCCCTGCTGCCGCGCTACGTGGAGAGCCGTATCTACAACGCGCTGCTCCAGTCGGCCGCTTCGAAGCACGCCGCCACGCGGCGCGCGATGAAGTCGGCGACCGACAACGCCGGTGAGCTCATCGAGAGCCTCTCCCGGCTTGCCAACGCGGCCCGCCAGGCCGAAATCACCCAGGAAATCAGCGAGATCGTCGGTGGCGCGAGCGCCCTGGCCGACGCGACCGCGGGGAGTGACCGCTAA
- the atpD gene encoding F0F1 ATP synthase subunit beta gives MTTTVETATATGRVARVIGPVVDVEFPVDAMPDIYNALHVEVADPANAGEKKTLTLEVAQHLGDGLVRTISMQPTDGLVRQAQVTDTGSAISVPVGDFTKGKVFNTLGEVLNVDETYDGERWPIHRKAPNFDELESKTEMFETGVKVIDLLTPYVKGGKIGLFGGAGVGKTVLIQEMIYRVANNHDGVSVFAGVGERTREGNDLIEEMSDSGVIDKTALVFGQMDEPPGTRLRVALAGLTMAEYFRDVQKQDVLFFIDNIFRFTQAGSEVSTLLGRMPSAVGYQPNLADEMGLLQERITSTRGHSITSMQAIYVPADDLTDPAPATTFAHLDATTVLSRPISEKGIYPAVDPLDSTSRILDPRYIAQDHYNAAMRVKTILQKYKDLQDIIAILGIDELGEEDKLVVHRARRVERFLSQNTHVAKQFTGVDGSDVPLDESIAAFNAICDGEYDHFPEQAFFMCGGIEDLKANAKELGVS, from the coding sequence ATGACCACCACTGTTGAGACCGCGACGGCCACGGGCCGCGTCGCCCGGGTCATCGGCCCGGTCGTCGACGTGGAGTTCCCCGTCGACGCGATGCCGGACATCTACAACGCCCTTCACGTCGAGGTGGCCGACCCGGCCAACGCAGGCGAGAAGAAGACGCTGACCCTGGAGGTCGCCCAGCACCTGGGTGACGGCCTGGTCCGCACCATCTCCATGCAGCCCACCGACGGTCTGGTCCGCCAGGCCCAGGTGACCGACACCGGCTCCGCCATCTCGGTGCCGGTCGGCGACTTCACCAAGGGCAAGGTGTTCAACACCCTCGGTGAGGTGCTGAACGTCGACGAGACCTACGACGGCGAGCGCTGGCCGATCCACCGCAAGGCCCCGAACTTCGACGAGCTCGAGTCCAAGACCGAGATGTTCGAGACGGGCGTCAAGGTCATCGACCTGCTCACCCCGTACGTCAAGGGCGGCAAGATCGGCCTGTTCGGCGGTGCCGGCGTCGGCAAGACGGTGCTCATCCAGGAGATGATCTACCGCGTCGCCAACAACCACGACGGTGTCTCCGTGTTCGCCGGTGTCGGTGAGCGCACCCGTGAGGGCAACGACCTCATCGAGGAGATGTCGGACTCGGGCGTCATCGACAAGACCGCCCTGGTCTTCGGTCAGATGGACGAGCCCCCGGGCACCCGTCTGCGCGTCGCGCTGGCCGGCCTCACCATGGCCGAGTACTTCCGTGACGTCCAGAAGCAGGACGTGCTGTTCTTCATCGACAACATCTTCCGCTTCACGCAGGCCGGTTCCGAGGTCTCCACGCTGCTCGGCCGTATGCCCTCCGCGGTGGGTTACCAGCCGAACCTGGCCGACGAGATGGGTCTCCTCCAGGAGCGGATCACCTCGACCCGCGGTCACTCGATCACCTCGATGCAGGCGATCTACGTCCCCGCGGACGACCTGACCGACCCGGCCCCGGCCACCACCTTCGCCCACCTCGACGCGACGACGGTGCTGTCCCGTCCGATCTCCGAGAAGGGCATCTACCCGGCCGTGGACCCGCTGGACTCCACGTCCCGCATCCTGGACCCGCGGTACATCGCGCAGGACCACTACAACGCGGCCATGCGCGTGAAGACGATCCTGCAGAAGTACAAGGACCTCCAGGACATCATCGCGATCCTCGGTATCGACGAGCTCGGCGAGGAGGACAAGCTCGTCGTCCACCGTGCCCGTCGTGTGGAGCGCTTCCTGTCCCAGAACACCCACGTCGCCAAGCAGTTCACCGGCGTGGACGGCTCGGACGTGCCGCTCGACGAGTCGATCGCCGCGTTCAACGCCATCTGTGACGGTGAGTACGACCACTTCCCCGAGCAGGCGTTCTTCATGTGCGGTGGCATCGAGGACCTCAAGGCCAACGCCAAGGAGCTGGGCGTCTCCTGA
- a CDS encoding F0F1 ATP synthase subunit epsilon, with the protein MAAELHVALVAADREVWSGEATLVVARTTSGDIGVMPGHQPLLGVLESGPVTIRTSDGATVVAAVHGGFISFADNKLSLLAEIAELSDEIDVQRAERALERAKSEADASAERRADVRLRAATAR; encoded by the coding sequence TTGGCTGCTGAGCTGCACGTCGCGCTGGTCGCGGCCGACCGAGAGGTCTGGTCCGGCGAGGCCACCCTGGTCGTCGCGCGCACCACCTCCGGCGACATCGGCGTCATGCCCGGTCACCAGCCGCTGCTCGGTGTGCTGGAGTCGGGCCCGGTGACCATCCGTACGAGTGATGGTGCAACGGTCGTCGCCGCGGTGCACGGCGGTTTCATCTCGTTCGCGGACAACAAGCTGTCGCTGCTGGCCGAGATCGCCGAGCTGTCGGACGAGATCGATGTCCAGCGCGCGGAGCGGGCGCTCGAGCGCGCGAAGTCGGAGGCCGACGCCTCCGCCGAGCGCCGCGCGGACGTTCGACTGCGTGCGGCGACGGCGCGCTGA
- a CDS encoding DUF2550 domain-containing protein, whose protein sequence is MVLALTVCGVVVALVVVGLFLFGLRRRLIQRSGGTFDCSLRWDVPEKPDASGKGWSYGVARYNGDRIEWYRVFSYAPRPRRVLERSQIEVAGRRLPEGEEELALLSDAVILACTHRGTRLELAMTEDALTGFLAWLEAAPPGQRVNVA, encoded by the coding sequence ATGGTCCTCGCTCTGACTGTGTGCGGAGTCGTGGTCGCGCTCGTGGTGGTGGGACTCTTCCTGTTCGGCCTGCGGCGCAGACTCATCCAGCGGTCCGGCGGGACCTTCGACTGCAGCCTGCGCTGGGACGTACCGGAGAAACCCGACGCCAGCGGCAAGGGCTGGAGCTATGGCGTGGCCCGCTACAACGGCGACCGGATCGAGTGGTACCGGGTCTTCTCCTACGCCCCCCGCCCGCGCCGCGTCCTGGAACGCTCGCAGATCGAGGTGGCCGGCCGCCGGCTCCCCGAGGGCGAGGAGGAACTGGCGCTGCTCTCCGACGCCGTCATCCTCGCCTGTACCCATCGGGGCACCCGCCTCGAACTCGCCATGACCGAAGACGCGCTGACCGGATTTCTCGCGTGGCTGGAAGCAGCCCCGCCCGGTCAGCGAGTGAATGTGGCGTAG
- a CDS encoding glycoside hydrolase family 18 chitinase has product MRFRHRAAAGFATLLLPLAGLVGLTSPAQAAADSAGATATYAKTQDWGSGFEGKWTVKNTGTTAISSWTIEWDFPSGTSVTSAWDADVTSSGTHWTAKNKSYNGSIAPGASVSFGFNGAGSGSPSGCKLNGDSCDGTTVPGDAAPSAPGTPTASNITDTSVKLSWSAATDDKGIKNYDVLRDGSKVATVTTTSYTDNGLSAGTDYSYTVQARDTADQTGPVSGAVAVHTTGGGTNPPPPGDKVKLGYFTEWGIYGRNYNVKNLVTSGSAAKITHINYAFGNVTNGQCAIGDSYADYDKAFTADQSVSGVADTWDQPLRGNFNQLRELKAKYPNIKVLWSFGGWTWSGGFGQAAANPAAFAQSCYNLVEDPRWADVFDGIDIDWEYPNACGLSCDTSGAAAFKNVMSALRAKFGSNNLVTAAVTADGSSGGKIDAADYAGAAQYVDWYNVMTYDFFGAWAAQGPTAPHSPLTSYSGIPTAGFTTADAMAKYKAKGVPASKLLIGIGFYGRGWTGVTQDAPGGTATGPAAGTYEQGIEDYKVLKTSCPATGTIAGTAYAHCGSNWWSYDTPATINSKMAWAKSQGLGGAFFWEFSGDTSNGELVSAINSGLS; this is encoded by the coding sequence ATGCGCTTCAGACACAGAGCCGCGGCAGGGTTCGCGACCCTGTTGCTCCCCCTGGCCGGACTGGTCGGCCTCACGAGTCCCGCCCAGGCCGCGGCAGACTCCGCCGGCGCTACCGCCACCTACGCCAAGACCCAGGACTGGGGCTCCGGCTTCGAGGGCAAGTGGACCGTCAAGAACACCGGCACCACCGCCATCAGCTCGTGGACGATCGAGTGGGACTTCCCCTCCGGTACGTCCGTCACCTCGGCCTGGGACGCGGACGTCACCTCCTCCGGCACCCACTGGACCGCCAAGAACAAGTCCTACAACGGCTCCATCGCCCCAGGTGCCTCCGTCTCCTTCGGCTTCAACGGCGCCGGCTCCGGCTCACCGTCGGGCTGCAAGCTGAACGGCGACAGTTGCGACGGCACCACCGTCCCCGGTGACGCGGCGCCCTCCGCGCCCGGCACCCCGACCGCGTCGAACATCACCGACACCTCGGTGAAGCTGTCCTGGTCGGCGGCGACCGACGACAAGGGCATCAAGAACTACGACGTGCTGCGCGACGGCTCGAAGGTCGCCACCGTGACGACGACCTCGTACACGGACAACGGCCTGAGTGCCGGCACCGACTACTCCTACACCGTCCAGGCCCGTGACACCGCCGACCAGACCGGTCCGGTCAGCGGCGCGGTCGCGGTCCACACCACCGGCGGCGGCACCAATCCCCCGCCCCCCGGCGACAAGGTCAAGCTCGGCTACTTCACCGAGTGGGGCATCTACGGCCGCAACTACAACGTCAAGAACCTGGTGACGTCCGGCTCGGCCGCCAAGATCACGCACATCAACTACGCCTTCGGCAACGTCACCAACGGCCAGTGCGCGATCGGCGACTCCTACGCCGACTACGACAAGGCCTTCACCGCCGACCAGTCGGTCAGCGGCGTCGCCGACACCTGGGACCAGCCGCTGCGCGGCAACTTCAACCAGCTGCGCGAGCTGAAGGCCAAGTACCCGAACATCAAGGTGCTGTGGTCCTTCGGCGGCTGGACCTGGTCCGGCGGCTTCGGCCAGGCCGCGGCCAACCCGGCCGCGTTCGCGCAGTCCTGCTACAACCTGGTCGAGGACCCGCGCTGGGCCGACGTGTTCGACGGCATCGACATCGACTGGGAGTACCCGAACGCCTGCGGTCTGTCCTGTGACACCAGCGGGGCGGCGGCCTTCAAGAACGTGATGTCCGCGCTGCGCGCCAAGTTCGGCTCGAACAACCTGGTCACCGCCGCGGTCACCGCCGACGGCTCCTCCGGCGGCAAGATCGACGCGGCCGACTACGCAGGCGCGGCCCAGTACGTCGACTGGTACAACGTGATGACGTACGACTTCTTCGGCGCCTGGGCGGCGCAGGGCCCCACGGCCCCGCACTCCCCGCTCACCTCGTACAGCGGCATCCCGACCGCCGGCTTCACCACGGCCGACGCGATGGCCAAGTACAAGGCGAAGGGCGTGCCCGCGAGCAAGCTGCTCATCGGCATCGGCTTCTACGGCCGCGGCTGGACCGGCGTCACCCAGGACGCCCCGGGCGGCACGGCCACGGGCCCGGCGGCCGGCACCTACGAGCAGGGCATCGAGGACTACAAGGTCCTCAAGACGTCCTGCCCGGCCACCGGCACCATCGCGGGCACGGCGTACGCGCACTGCGGCAGCAACTGGTGGTCGTACGACACTCCCGCCACCATCAACAGCAAGATGGCGTGGGCCAAGTCCCAGGGCCTGGGCGGCGCCTTCTTCTGGGAGTTCAGCGGTGACACCAGCAACGGAGAGCTGGTGAGCGCCATCAACAGCGGGCTGTCGTAA
- a CDS encoding response regulator — protein sequence MIRVLVAEDQSAVRAGLVLILNSAPDIEVAGEAADGERAVALARELRPDLVLMDVQMPRLDGVSATRKVVAEGLADVLVLTTFDLDEYVFGALRAGAAGFLLKNTEAKDLLEAVRTVARGEGIVAPAVTRRLIAEFAARPVRESSADPAALESLTPREREVLSCLGKGLSNAGVAERLDMAEATVKTHVSRLLAKLELRSRVQAAVLAQELGI from the coding sequence ATGATCCGCGTCCTGGTCGCGGAGGACCAGTCCGCCGTGCGCGCCGGGCTGGTGCTCATCCTGAACAGCGCGCCCGACATCGAGGTGGCCGGCGAGGCGGCCGACGGTGAGCGGGCGGTGGCACTGGCCCGCGAGCTGCGGCCGGATCTGGTGCTGATGGACGTTCAGATGCCGCGCCTGGACGGGGTGTCGGCGACCCGGAAGGTCGTCGCGGAGGGGCTCGCGGATGTGCTCGTGCTCACCACCTTCGACCTCGACGAGTATGTCTTCGGGGCGCTGCGGGCCGGTGCGGCCGGGTTTCTGCTGAAGAACACCGAGGCGAAGGATCTGCTGGAGGCGGTGCGTACGGTGGCGCGCGGGGAAGGGATCGTCGCCCCGGCGGTCACCCGGCGGCTGATCGCCGAGTTCGCCGCACGGCCGGTGCGGGAGTCGAGCGCCGATCCCGCGGCCTTGGAGTCACTGACCCCCCGTGAGCGCGAGGTGCTGTCCTGCCTCGGAAAGGGGCTGTCCAACGCGGGGGTCGCCGAGCGGCTGGACATGGCGGAGGCGACCGTGAAGACCCACGTCAGCCGTCTGCTGGCGAAGCTGGAGCTGCGCAGCCGAGTTCAAGCGGCCGTGCTGGCCCAGGAGTTGGGGATCTAG
- a CDS encoding histidine kinase, with protein MALTLPRPHRDDIRIAVGGFLGGLLMWGLGLSPREVTDGLVLVPQRWAVLVPLAVTAACELLRRTRPRFAMLVGTAMLTVDTVTRGSVVTVVLFTDLMYAAVLYGTPASARRIPWITGLLTVIGGVVPAALWRDPKGLLIGVGVGVVALAPAATGWVVRDHRDAAEAARLRAEQTALLAEMDRVQAVTAERARVARELHDMVANHLSAIAIHSTAALSIDDPGTSRQALAVIRENSVEGLAEMRRLIGILRDRGGEHEPSATLTLDGLTALVDGARANGLDVTLDTDHGRVPAPVELAAYRMVQESLTNALKHAGPGRVTVRLTQRDGMLDLHVTSPYGHRDTPRAPGSGAGLIGMRERAALLGGRFDAGPEGALWAVRVTLPVTEGDPE; from the coding sequence ATGGCCCTGACGCTTCCGCGCCCGCACCGCGACGACATACGCATCGCCGTGGGCGGCTTCCTCGGAGGTCTGCTGATGTGGGGGCTGGGGCTCAGCCCCCGGGAGGTCACCGACGGCCTGGTGCTGGTGCCGCAGCGGTGGGCCGTGCTGGTGCCGCTGGCCGTGACGGCCGCGTGCGAACTGCTGCGCCGCACCCGGCCGAGGTTCGCCATGCTGGTCGGCACCGCCATGCTGACCGTGGACACGGTGACGCGGGGCAGCGTGGTCACGGTCGTCCTGTTCACCGACCTCATGTACGCGGCCGTCCTGTACGGCACCCCGGCCTCCGCCCGCCGCATCCCCTGGATCACCGGGCTGCTCACGGTGATCGGCGGGGTGGTGCCGGCCGCGCTCTGGCGTGACCCGAAAGGTCTGCTGATCGGTGTCGGCGTCGGTGTGGTGGCGCTCGCCCCCGCCGCGACCGGGTGGGTCGTGCGCGACCACCGTGACGCGGCCGAGGCCGCCCGGCTGCGCGCCGAACAGACCGCACTGCTGGCCGAGATGGACCGTGTCCAAGCGGTGACCGCCGAACGGGCGCGGGTGGCCCGTGAGTTGCACGACATGGTCGCCAACCATCTGTCCGCGATCGCCATCCACTCCACGGCCGCCCTGTCCATCGACGACCCCGGGACCAGCAGACAGGCCCTCGCCGTCATCCGGGAGAACAGCGTCGAAGGGCTCGCCGAGATGCGGCGGCTGATCGGGATCCTGCGGGACCGTGGCGGCGAACACGAGCCGTCCGCCACCCTCACCCTCGACGGCCTCACCGCCCTGGTCGACGGCGCCCGTGCCAACGGCCTCGACGTCACCCTGGACACCGACCACGGCCGGGTGCCCGCCCCGGTCGAGCTGGCCGCATACCGCATGGTCCAGGAGTCCCTGACCAACGCGCTCAAGCACGCCGGCCCGGGCCGTGTCACCGTCCGCCTGACCCAGCGGGACGGCATGCTCGACCTCCATGTGACCAGCCCTTACGGTCACCGGGACACCCCCCGCGCCCCCGGCTCCGGCGCCGGACTGATCGGGATGCGGGAGCGGGCGGCACTGCTCGGCGGCCGGTTCGACGCCGGCCCCGAGGGCGCACTCTGGGCCGTACGTGTCACCCTGCCCGTGACCGAAGGAGACCCCGAATGA
- a CDS encoding cob(I)yrinic acid a,c-diamide adenosyltransferase, which translates to MVNLTRIYTRTGDKGTTALGDMSRVAKTDLRISAYADTNEANAVIGTAIALGGLAEEIVTVLTRVQNDLFDVGADLSTPVVEDPKFPPLRVEQFYIDKLEADCDRFNEELTKLRSFILPAGTPGAALLHQACTVVRRAERSTWAALDVHGEIMNPLTATYLNRLSDLLFILARTANKEVGDVLWVPGGER; encoded by the coding sequence ATGGTCAACCTCACGCGTATCTACACCAGGACCGGCGACAAGGGCACCACCGCCCTCGGCGACATGAGCCGGGTCGCCAAGACCGATCTGCGGATCTCGGCCTACGCCGACACCAACGAGGCCAACGCGGTGATCGGGACGGCGATCGCGCTGGGCGGCCTGGCGGAGGAGATCGTCACAGTCCTCACCCGCGTGCAGAACGACCTGTTCGACGTGGGCGCCGACCTGTCGACGCCGGTGGTGGAGGACCCCAAGTTCCCGCCGCTCAGGGTCGAGCAGTTCTACATCGACAAGCTGGAGGCGGACTGCGACCGCTTCAACGAGGAGCTGACGAAGCTGCGCTCCTTCATCCTCCCCGCCGGCACCCCGGGCGCGGCCCTGCTCCACCAGGCCTGCACGGTCGTACGCCGTGCCGAGCGCTCGACATGGGCGGCCCTGGATGTCCACGGCGAGATCATGAACCCCCTGACCGCGACCTACCTCAACCGCCTCTCGGACCTGCTCTTCATCCTGGCCCGCACCGCCAACAAGGAGGTCGGGGACGTGCTGTGGGTGCCGGGCGGGGAACGTTAG
- a CDS encoding ABC transporter permease gives MLLHDTALIYGRYLRQSLRSRFALLFGVLMPLLYLFFFGPLLTGLPLGARGSSWQVLVPGLLLQLGLFGAAFAGFAIIIEKGQGVVERMRVTPVSRLALLLGRVLRDATVFVFQAVLLVLAAVAMGLRAPLPGILIGFAFVALLTVSLGSLSYAMAMKVGTPQEFGPLVNALTMPSMLLSGLMLPMTLAPGWLDVLSHFVPFRYLVDAVRDAYVGSYTTAHMFYGALVAVAFATVAVTVGTRVFRTAGG, from the coding sequence ATGCTCCTCCACGACACCGCACTCATCTACGGCCGCTATCTGCGCCAGTCCCTGCGCTCCCGCTTCGCGCTGCTCTTCGGCGTGCTGATGCCGCTGCTGTATCTGTTCTTCTTCGGCCCGCTGCTCACCGGCCTCCCGCTCGGCGCACGGGGCAGTTCCTGGCAGGTCCTCGTCCCCGGGCTGCTGCTCCAACTCGGCCTGTTCGGCGCCGCCTTCGCAGGGTTCGCGATCATCATCGAGAAGGGGCAGGGGGTGGTGGAGCGCATGCGCGTCACTCCGGTCAGCCGGCTCGCCCTGCTGCTCGGCAGGGTACTGCGCGACGCCACGGTCTTCGTCTTCCAGGCGGTGCTGCTGGTGCTGGCCGCGGTGGCGATGGGACTGCGCGCGCCGCTGCCCGGCATCCTGATCGGCTTCGCGTTCGTCGCCCTGCTCACCGTCTCCCTCGGCTCGCTGTCGTACGCGATGGCGATGAAGGTCGGCACCCCGCAGGAGTTCGGCCCGCTGGTCAACGCGCTGACCATGCCGTCGATGCTCCTGTCGGGCCTGATGCTGCCGATGACCCTGGCACCGGGCTGGCTGGACGTGCTCTCCCACTTCGTCCCGTTCCGCTATCTCGTGGACGCGGTGCGGGATGCGTACGTCGGCTCCTACACGACGGCCCACATGTTCTACGGCGCCCTCGTCGCCGTCGCCTTCGCGACTGTGGCCGTGACGGTGGGCACACGCGTCTTCCGAACGGCCGGAGGGTAA
- a CDS encoding ABC transporter ATP-binding protein, which translates to MTAVISAAGLARTFQTKRGAVEAVRGIDLTVREGEILGFLGPNGAGKTTTLRMLTTLLKPTGGAATVAGHDLATDPAGVRRACGYVAQSGGVDGQIGVREELVTQGRLYRLTKVRAVERAAELAHDLDLTELLDRRTSALSGGQRRRLDIAMALTHRPKVLFLDEPTTGLDPGSRADLWALIRRLRDAHGTTVFLTTHYLDEADTLADRLVVVDRGVVVAQGTPSALKLEYGGSIDASLQDTFLAITGRGPSPADATPVAV; encoded by the coding sequence ATGACAGCAGTCATCAGCGCGGCCGGACTGGCCCGCACCTTCCAGACGAAACGCGGCGCCGTCGAGGCCGTGCGCGGCATCGACCTCACCGTCCGCGAGGGCGAGATCCTCGGCTTCCTCGGCCCGAACGGCGCCGGCAAGACGACCACCCTGCGCATGCTCACCACCCTGCTGAAGCCGACCGGCGGCGCGGCGACCGTCGCCGGCCACGACCTGGCCACCGACCCGGCCGGGGTACGCCGCGCATGCGGCTACGTCGCCCAGTCCGGCGGCGTCGACGGGCAGATCGGCGTGCGGGAGGAACTGGTCACCCAGGGCCGCCTCTACCGCCTGACAAAGGTCCGGGCCGTCGAACGCGCCGCCGAACTGGCCCACGACCTGGACCTCACCGAGTTGCTCGACCGCAGGACATCCGCACTGTCGGGCGGTCAGCGACGACGCCTGGACATCGCGATGGCACTCACCCACCGCCCGAAGGTCCTGTTCCTCGACGAGCCCACGACCGGTCTCGATCCCGGCAGCCGCGCGGACCTCTGGGCCCTGATCCGCCGACTGCGCGACGCGCACGGCACAACGGTGTTCCTCACCACCCACTACCTGGACGAGGCCGACACCCTGGCCGACCGGCTGGTCGTCGTCGACCGGGGCGTGGTCGTGGCCCAGGGCACACCGAGCGCGCTGAAGCTGGAGTACGGCGGCTCGATCGACGCCTCGCTCCAGGACACGTTTCTCGCCATCACCGGCCGCGGGCCCTCCCCGGCCGACGCCACCCCCGTAGCCGTATAG
- a CDS encoding TetR/AcrR family transcriptional regulator — protein MAEGLRERKKRQTRQYISDVATGLFIERGFDAVTMAEIADAADVSVNTVYNYFPAKEDLFFDRSSGMTGRPARWVRGRAGGESAAVAVLRELREEVEAVSPRVGLIPGYARFMRVIEEAPALRSRLWAIQQEIQANLEAVLREETGAAEDDPLPALMAGQINWAHGAVMSAIACEMIKGRDPREVSREMLVLLDDIEDLLSEKVLNYAVRGLE, from the coding sequence ATGGCAGAAGGGCTCCGGGAGCGGAAGAAGCGGCAGACCAGGCAGTACATCTCGGATGTCGCCACGGGCCTGTTCATCGAGCGTGGATTCGACGCGGTGACGATGGCGGAGATCGCCGACGCGGCCGATGTCTCCGTCAACACGGTCTACAACTACTTCCCGGCCAAGGAGGACCTCTTCTTCGACCGCTCCTCCGGCATGACCGGCCGGCCGGCCCGCTGGGTGCGCGGCCGGGCCGGCGGGGAGTCGGCCGCCGTGGCGGTGCTGCGTGAACTGCGCGAGGAGGTCGAGGCGGTCTCGCCCCGGGTCGGGCTGATCCCCGGCTACGCCCGCTTCATGCGGGTGATCGAGGAGGCGCCCGCGCTGCGCTCCCGGCTGTGGGCGATCCAGCAGGAGATCCAAGCCAATCTCGAGGCGGTGCTGCGCGAGGAGACCGGTGCGGCCGAGGATGATCCGCTTCCCGCTCTGATGGCGGGTCAGATCAACTGGGCGCACGGCGCCGTCATGTCCGCCATCGCGTGCGAGATGATCAAAGGTCGCGATCCGCGTGAAGTGTCCCGAGAGATGCTGGTCCTCCTTGATGACATAGAGGACCTGTTGAGTGAAAAGGTGCTCAACTACGCCGTCCGAGGCTTGGAATGA
- a CDS encoding 3-hydroxyacyl-CoA dehydrogenase family protein — MARKLAVIGAGLMGSGIAQVSAQAGWDVVLRDVTDEALKRGTDGIKASYDKFVSKGKMEAHDADAALGRITATTDLDAAADADVVVEAVFEKLEVKHEIFRALDKIVRPETVLASNTSAIPITKIAAATERPERVVGVHFFSPVPMMQLVELVRGYKTSDETLATAREFAESVGKTCIVVNRDVAGFVTTRLISALVVEATKLYESGVATAEDIDLACKLGFGHAMGPLATADLTGVDILLHATSNIYTESQDEKFAPPELMRRMVDAGDIGRKSGQGFYTY, encoded by the coding sequence GTGGCACGGAAGCTCGCCGTCATCGGGGCCGGTCTCATGGGTTCCGGCATTGCCCAGGTCTCCGCGCAGGCGGGCTGGGACGTCGTCCTGCGTGACGTCACCGACGAGGCACTCAAGCGTGGCACCGACGGCATCAAGGCCTCGTACGACAAGTTCGTGAGCAAGGGCAAGATGGAGGCGCACGACGCCGACGCCGCCCTGGGCCGCATCACCGCGACCACCGACCTGGACGCGGCCGCGGACGCCGATGTCGTCGTCGAGGCCGTCTTCGAGAAGCTCGAGGTCAAGCACGAGATCTTCCGCGCGCTCGACAAGATCGTGCGCCCGGAGACGGTGCTCGCCTCCAACACCTCCGCGATCCCGATCACCAAGATCGCGGCGGCCACTGAGCGCCCCGAGCGGGTCGTCGGTGTGCACTTCTTCTCGCCGGTGCCGATGATGCAGCTCGTCGAACTCGTCCGAGGCTACAAGACCAGCGACGAAACCCTCGCCACCGCGCGGGAGTTCGCCGAGTCCGTCGGCAAGACCTGCATCGTCGTCAACCGGGACGTCGCCGGCTTCGTCACCACCCGCCTCATCTCGGCCCTCGTCGTCGAGGCGACCAAGCTGTACGAGTCGGGCGTCGCGACGGCCGAGGACATCGACCTCGCCTGCAAGCTGGGCTTCGGACACGCCATGGGCCCGCTCGCCACGGCGGACCTGACCGGCGTCGACATCCTGCTGCACGCCACCAGCAACATCTACACCGAGTCCCAGGACGAGAAGTTCGCGCCGCCGGAGCTGATGCGCCGGATGGTTGACGCCGGTGACATCGGACGCAAGAGCGGGCAGGGCTTCTACACGTACTGA